One genomic window of Nitrosomonas sp. Is35 includes the following:
- a CDS encoding Tex family protein: MLPSIEQRLATELAVKFSQVQATIQLLDDGATVPFIARYRKEATGGLDDAQLRLLAERLHALRELEKRRAAIIGAIEKLGKMTPPLLDALTYATDKAHLEDLYLPYRKKRRTKAQIALEAGLQPLADTLLNDPRLDPLVEAAKYLKAPFTSEEGDNPGVADAAAALEGAQHILIERFAEHAPLLQTLRDYLRMHGVLTAKAAKDKKDGDTKYTDYHDYSEAITKIPSHRALALLRGEREGVLKIKLLLDSELEEKARNLTLNPCEQQIARQFNIRDQNRAADGWLIDTARAAWRTKIFSHLETELMGNLQEHAETEAIRVFAQNLKALLLAPPAGARVTIGLDPGLRTGVKVAVVDATGKVLDTATIYPHAPKNDWDGAIQTLKQLAERHQATLIAIGNGTASRETDQLAKELIKRYPQLKLTSIMVSEAGASVYSASELASEELPDLDVSLRGAVSIARRLQDPLAELVKIDPKSIGVGQYQHDVNQSQLAQSLDAVVEDSVNAVGVDVNTASPALLRYVAGLSGKIAHNIVAYRDGKGRFAKRAELLKVPGLGEKTFEQAAGFLRIPNGANPLDASAVHPESYPLVEQILNDIKLNVTALIGNSSALQSIRPEKYVTAQFGLPTVKDILHELEKPGRDPRSSFKTATFKEGVESIKDLHPGMVLEGVVTNVAAFGAFVDIGVHQDGLVHISALADKFVKDPHTVVKVGQVVTVRVVEVDEKRKRIALTMRSDRASGSHA, translated from the coding sequence ATGCTGCCTTCCATCGAACAACGCCTCGCCACCGAGCTCGCGGTTAAATTCTCGCAAGTCCAGGCCACCATCCAATTGCTCGACGACGGCGCAACGGTGCCGTTTATCGCGCGTTACCGCAAGGAGGCGACCGGCGGGTTGGACGATGCGCAGTTGCGCTTGCTGGCGGAGCGGTTGCATGCTTTGCGCGAGCTGGAGAAGCGGCGCGCGGCGATCATCGGGGCGATTGAGAAGCTTGGCAAGATGACGCCGCCGTTGCTCGATGCGCTGACGTACGCGACGGACAAAGCGCATCTGGAGGATTTGTACCTGCCGTACCGCAAGAAACGCCGCACCAAGGCGCAGATTGCGCTGGAGGCGGGGTTGCAGCCGCTGGCGGATACGCTGCTGAACGATCCGCGGCTCGATCCGCTTGTGGAGGCCGCCAAGTACTTGAAAGCGCCGTTCACCAGCGAGGAAGGCGACAATCCCGGCGTTGCCGATGCGGCCGCCGCGCTGGAAGGCGCGCAGCATATTTTGATCGAGCGTTTTGCCGAACATGCGCCGCTGTTGCAAACCTTGCGCGATTATTTGCGCATGCACGGCGTGCTGACCGCGAAAGCGGCCAAGGACAAAAAGGACGGTGATACCAAATACACCGATTACCACGATTACAGTGAAGCCATCACGAAAATCCCGTCGCATCGGGCGTTGGCGTTGCTGCGCGGGGAGCGTGAGGGGGTGTTGAAAATCAAGCTGCTGCTCGATTCCGAATTGGAGGAAAAAGCCCGCAACTTGACGCTCAACCCCTGCGAACAACAGATCGCGCGGCAATTCAATATCCGCGACCAGAACCGTGCGGCGGACGGCTGGCTGATCGACACGGCGCGTGCCGCTTGGCGCACAAAAATTTTCTCGCACCTGGAAACCGAATTGATGGGCAATTTGCAGGAGCATGCGGAAACCGAAGCGATCCGGGTGTTTGCGCAAAATCTCAAAGCGCTGCTGCTCGCTCCTCCCGCCGGGGCACGCGTGACCATCGGGCTCGATCCCGGTTTGCGCACCGGCGTGAAAGTAGCGGTGGTCGACGCCACCGGCAAAGTGCTCGATACCGCGACGATTTATCCGCATGCGCCAAAGAACGATTGGGATGGCGCAATTCAAACCCTAAAACAACTGGCCGAGCGCCACCAGGCCACACTGATCGCCATCGGCAACGGCACCGCATCGCGCGAAACCGATCAATTAGCGAAGGAGCTGATCAAGCGTTATCCGCAGCTCAAGCTGACGTCGATCATGGTGTCGGAAGCCGGAGCTTCGGTGTATTCCGCGTCCGAACTCGCGTCCGAGGAATTGCCGGATCTGGATGTGTCGCTGCGCGGCGCGGTGTCGATTGCGCGCCGGTTGCAAGACCCGCTGGCCGAATTGGTCAAGATCGACCCGAAATCGATCGGTGTCGGGCAGTACCAGCATGACGTCAATCAAAGTCAGCTGGCGCAATCGCTCGACGCGGTGGTGGAGGATAGCGTCAACGCCGTCGGTGTCGATGTCAACACTGCTTCCCCGGCGTTGTTGCGCTACGTGGCCGGGCTGAGCGGCAAAATCGCGCACAATATCGTCGCTTACCGCGACGGCAAAGGCCGGTTTGCCAAGCGCGCCGAATTGCTGAAAGTACCGGGATTGGGCGAGAAAACTTTCGAGCAGGCCGCCGGATTCCTGCGCATCCCGAATGGCGCCAACCCGCTCGACGCCTCGGCCGTGCACCCGGAATCGTACCCATTGGTCGAGCAAATTCTGAATGACATTAAACTCAATGTCACGGCCTTGATCGGTAATTCGTCCGCGTTACAATCGATCCGCCCGGAAAAGTACGTCACCGCCCAATTCGGTCTGCCGACCGTGAAAGACATCCTGCATGAACTGGAAAAACCCGGCCGCGACCCGCGTTCATCGTTCAAAACCGCCACGTTCAAGGAAGGCGTCGAATCGATCAAGGACTTGCACCCCGGCATGGTGCTCGAAGGCGTGGTCACCAACGTCGCGGCGTTCGGCGCGTTCGTCGACATCGGCGTGCATCAAGACGGCCTGGTGCACATCTCGGCACTGGCGGACAAGTTCGTCAAAGACCCGCATACGGTAGTGAAAGTGGGTCAAGTGGTCACCGTCAGAGTGGTGGAAGTGGATGAGAAGCGCAAAAGGATTGCGCTGACGATGCGATCTGACCGGGCTTCCGGCAGTCATGCTTGA